A portion of the Krasilnikovia cinnamomea genome contains these proteins:
- a CDS encoding pyrimidine reductase family protein, with amino-acid sequence MTEPSVRAWPDPDPTPLDVAALTERYPRNPEPTLRVNFVASLDGAVAVDGFSAGLSGPADKLIFGTLRMLCDALVVAAGTIRTENYNALRLSPTRREWRRAHGLPEFPLMVVVSRMLDLDPAQEVFSDAPVRPIILTCAAAPEQRRAALDPVAELVTVGQREVDLAAGLAALHARGATQVLCEGGPVLFGALTAADLVDELCLTVSPLLVGGTVGRIAAGPPGPPRAMSLRGILSADDMLFLRYARSSRPSIPPA; translated from the coding sequence ATGACCGAGCCTTCCGTCCGGGCCTGGCCGGACCCTGATCCGACCCCGCTGGACGTGGCCGCGCTGACCGAGCGGTACCCCCGAAACCCCGAGCCGACCCTGCGGGTCAACTTCGTCGCCAGCCTCGACGGCGCGGTGGCCGTGGACGGCTTCTCGGCGGGCCTGTCCGGCCCGGCCGACAAGCTGATCTTCGGCACCCTGCGGATGCTCTGCGACGCGCTCGTGGTCGCCGCCGGCACGATCCGTACCGAGAACTACAACGCGCTGCGGCTCAGCCCGACCCGGCGCGAGTGGCGCCGCGCCCACGGCCTGCCGGAGTTCCCGCTCATGGTCGTCGTCTCCCGCATGCTCGACCTCGACCCCGCCCAGGAGGTCTTCTCCGACGCGCCGGTGCGGCCGATCATCCTCACCTGCGCCGCCGCGCCCGAGCAGCGGCGGGCCGCCCTCGACCCGGTCGCGGAGCTGGTGACCGTCGGCCAGCGGGAGGTGGACCTGGCCGCCGGGCTGGCCGCGCTGCACGCGCGCGGCGCGACGCAGGTGCTCTGCGAGGGCGGCCCGGTCCTGTTCGGGGCGCTGACCGCGGCGGACCTGGTGGACGAGCTGTGCCTGACGGTGTCGCCGCTGCTGGTGGGCGGCACGGTCGGCCGCATCGCAGCCGGTCCGCCCGGTCCGCCGCGCGCGATGTCGTTGCGCGGCATCCTGTCCGCCGACGACATGCTCTTTCTCCGGTACGCCCGGAGCAGCCGCCCCTCGATTCCCCCGGCCTGA
- a CDS encoding Pecanex-like protein 1, producing MRRSQYRRESQWSKWFSGRRRIVAVAATLVAFGGIVTVTQISNASTNRTTQRAMTACNNIQAPRTAKLSTETRRGTYTTNRGRVTQHADDGAGDVPTVETMRARCRQWVMQNAGNNTRREGGQNGGQQQGGQNGGQQQGGQNGGQQQGGQNGGQQQGGQNGGQQQGGQQQDGQQQGGQNGGQQQGGQQQGDNNNGGQQQGGNNNGGQQQGDNNNGGQQQGGNNNNGGNNNNGQNPPPGAGLGVLTNSCETSQLQPHDGFQKGDRCVSTEFGEVGAAANNPSLLIVEAPQQVAAGQAFSLKVSTRNLIRDRFLAAGQGGYYVESSVLQGGIVRGHFHTACRMLQGTDAAPQPDPVPAFFVATEDKQGGRGADTVTINVPGLPQEGIAQCASWAGDGSHRIPMMERANQTPAFDAVRIQVADGNNNGGNNNDGNNNNDGNNNNDGNNNDGNNGGQQQGGNNNDGQQQNGQNQQNDQQRRN from the coding sequence ATGCGAAGGTCGCAGTACCGGCGCGAATCCCAATGGTCGAAGTGGTTCAGCGGACGGCGTCGAATCGTCGCCGTGGCGGCCACGCTCGTGGCCTTCGGCGGCATTGTGACCGTCACCCAGATCTCCAACGCGAGCACCAACCGCACGACCCAGCGTGCCATGACCGCCTGTAACAACATCCAGGCGCCGCGGACCGCGAAGCTGTCCACCGAGACCCGGCGCGGGACGTACACGACGAACCGCGGCCGCGTGACCCAGCACGCCGACGACGGTGCGGGTGACGTCCCCACCGTGGAGACGATGCGGGCCCGCTGTCGCCAGTGGGTGATGCAGAACGCGGGCAACAACACCCGGCGGGAGGGTGGCCAGAACGGCGGCCAGCAGCAGGGTGGTCAGAACGGCGGCCAGCAGCAGGGTGGTCAGAACGGCGGCCAGCAGCAGGGTGGCCAGAACGGCGGCCAGCAGCAGGGTGGCCAGAACGGCGGCCAGCAGCAGGGCGGTCAGCAGCAGGACGGCCAGCAGCAGGGCGGCCAGAACGGCGGCCAGCAGCAGGGCGGTCAGCAGCAGGGTGACAACAACAACGGCGGCCAGCAGCAGGGCGGCAACAACAACGGCGGCCAGCAGCAGGGTGACAACAACAACGGCGGCCAGCAGCAGGGCGGCAACAACAACAATGGTGGGAACAACAACAATGGTCAGAATCCGCCTCCGGGTGCGGGTCTGGGCGTGTTGACGAACTCCTGCGAGACCAGCCAGCTTCAGCCGCACGACGGTTTCCAGAAGGGTGACCGGTGTGTGTCGACGGAGTTCGGTGAGGTGGGTGCGGCGGCGAACAACCCGTCGTTGTTGATCGTGGAGGCGCCGCAGCAGGTGGCGGCGGGTCAGGCGTTCAGTCTGAAGGTGTCGACCCGGAACCTGATCCGGGACCGGTTCCTGGCGGCGGGTCAGGGTGGGTACTACGTGGAGAGTTCGGTGCTGCAGGGTGGCATCGTGCGGGGTCACTTCCACACGGCCTGCCGGATGCTGCAGGGTACGGACGCGGCTCCGCAGCCGGACCCGGTGCCGGCGTTCTTCGTGGCGACCGAGGACAAGCAGGGTGGTCGCGGTGCCGACACGGTGACGATCAACGTGCCGGGGTTGCCGCAGGAGGGTATCGCGCAGTGTGCGTCGTGGGCTGGTGACGGTTCGCACCGGATCCCGATGATGGAACGCGCCAACCAGACCCCCGCCTTCGACGCGGTCCGCATCCAGGTCGCCGATGGCAACAACAACGGTGGCAACAACAACGACGGAAACAACAACAACGACGGAAACAACAACAACGACGGCAACAACAACGACGGCAACAACGGCGGCCAGCAGCAGGGCGGCAACAACAACGACGGCCAGCAGCAGAATGGCCAGAACCAGCAGAACGACCAGCAGCGCCGCAACTAG
- a CDS encoding DUF4142 domain-containing protein, with product MIAARPTRRLQRWVVGTLATVLVVLLAPAGVARAAGAGDVPVPPNTGLTDRGVGALSAADKDFVIKVRLAGLWEIPAGNMAQEKSKDPRIQNIGKNISAQHVLLDQLDREAAKKLGIALPNKPNDDQQLWLDEMKNANATTFDQIYIDRLRAAHGKIFPAIATIRASTRNDTVRKLAQQTNQFVMTHMTLLESSGIVDYGALPTAPAPAAAGKGPVPVDPGMLQAATSSAPGINTSVILLVLAAALVAGVVTTMRIFRAR from the coding sequence ATGATTGCCGCCCGTCCCACACGCCGGCTGCAGCGCTGGGTTGTGGGCACCCTCGCCACGGTGCTGGTTGTTCTGCTGGCGCCGGCCGGAGTGGCCCGGGCAGCCGGAGCCGGTGACGTGCCCGTGCCGCCGAACACCGGCCTCACCGATCGCGGTGTCGGTGCCCTCAGCGCCGCCGACAAGGACTTCGTGATCAAGGTCCGCCTCGCCGGGCTCTGGGAGATCCCCGCGGGGAACATGGCCCAGGAGAAGTCGAAGGACCCCCGGATCCAGAACATCGGCAAGAACATCTCGGCGCAGCACGTGCTGCTCGACCAGCTCGACCGGGAGGCGGCCAAGAAGCTGGGCATCGCGCTGCCGAACAAGCCGAACGACGACCAGCAGTTGTGGCTCGACGAGATGAAGAACGCCAACGCCACCACGTTCGACCAGATCTACATTGACCGGTTGCGCGCCGCGCACGGCAAGATCTTCCCGGCCATCGCGACGATCCGGGCCAGCACCCGCAACGACACGGTCCGCAAGTTGGCGCAGCAGACCAACCAGTTCGTCATGACGCACATGACCCTGCTGGAGAGCAGCGGCATCGTCGACTACGGCGCGCTGCCCACCGCCCCGGCGCCGGCCGCGGCAGGCAAGGGCCCGGTGCCCGTCGACCCGGGGATGCTCCAGGCCGCCACCAGCAGCGCACCGGGCATCAACACCTCCGTGATCCTCCTCGTGCTCGCCGCGGCCCTGGTCGCCGGCGTCGTCACCACCATGCGCATCTTCCGAGCGCGGTAA